GGCAGAATTCTGATGAAGCCTATTTTTCGATTCCGCTACCAGAAAGTGGATCGTACCGGAATCGAAGGTGTATTCGAACCCTGTGGGATTTCAGAAGCCCTACTGGAAAAAGCGGCTCAGGCTGGTCTGGATCAGGCCCTGCAGGTCTGCTGTCAGCCTTCCTCTGCAGTGGAGGTGACGGGTGAGTAATCCGGCATTGATGAGTGTACTGGTCATTTCAGTCTGGCTGATGGCAGTCGGATACGGGTGGCACAGGCAGCGTCAGCGGACCCACTGGCAGCAGCAGGCCCGGCGATACAGTCCTTATCGATTGAAAGCGGAGACATCGTCTGGTCGCAGCATGCCTGAATGGTATCTCACCATGGCGACAGTACTCGGTGCTAAACGAATGCAGTTCTGGCAGCGTGTGGTTCCGGCGGCGGTGATTGGGATGACAGTATTGCTGCTGGTGAATGGCATGAGCGCCGCGGTGGCGCTGGGCTTATCGCTGACGGTGACCGTGCTGGGCGTTTGGTTTGTTTATCATCAGCTTCAGCAGCAGGCACTGGATGCGTTCCGGGATCAATTGCCGGAGGTGATCGACGGCATGATCCGTGCGGTACGGGTGGGGGCACCGATGGCTGACACCTTTGCGGTGATTGCTGAGCAATATGCACAGGCCGATGATCAGCGGGCTGTGGTGTCGCGCCTGTTTGGTCAAATGCATGATGAGCTGTCGGTCGGACAGCCACTCACAGAGACGCTGTCTCGGGCAGCGGCACGAATGCCGGTGGCCGAGTTCCGGTTTCTGACCGTGGTCCTGAGCCTGCAGCAGGAAACCGGGGGCCGTCTGTCTGAAGTCCTTGCCCAGCTCGGTGCCACCTTGCGTGGCCGAAAAGAGCTGCAGGCCAGTGTGGCCAGCATTACTTCAGAATCGCGTAGTTCTGCCAAAGTACTGGCGGCATTACCTGTGTTGATTGTGCTGGTGCTGTTCAGTGCGGGCCGGGAGCATTTCGATTTTCTGATGGCAACAACGCAGGGTCAGATCGTGCTG
The Photobacterium sp. GJ3 DNA segment above includes these coding regions:
- a CDS encoding type II secretion system F family protein; translated protein: MSNPALMSVLVISVWLMAVGYGWHRQRQRTHWQQQARRYSPYRLKAETSSGRSMPEWYLTMATVLGAKRMQFWQRVVPAAVIGMTVLLLVNGMSAAVALGLSLTVTVLGVWFVYHQLQQQALDAFRDQLPEVIDGMIRAVRVGAPMADTFAVIAEQYAQADDQRAVVSRLFGQMHDELSVGQPLTETLSRAAARMPVAEFRFLTVVLSLQQETGGRLSEVLAQLGATLRGRKELQASVASITSESRSSAKVLAALPVLIVLVLFSAGREHFDFLMATTQGQIVLAYVVGSVLFGLFLIRRLTQIKA